AAAGCGTCCACCCATACAAAATGGTTAAAGTACCGGGAGGACTTGTTACAGGATCAGGAAGAATAAAAATCCCTTCTTTTTTAATTGGCTCCACCATCGTACCAATTGAGCTTGCCCGTATTTTGATCGGTGAAGAAAGATTCAACACTAACTCAATAAAGCATTACGGAAGATTATCTCCTGCGAGACTACATCCGCAAGATGCTTTTGCTGTAGCAAAAATGCTCGAGCTCTCAATTACAACTGAAGAAAAATATTTCTTGGCTGATAAAAGAAATCTTATTTATAAGCCTTTTCCAAGCATGTGGGAACTTATACAGGCTGATGATTGGGCATATATGAATTTGCCCAGAGTAAATAGGGGATTTCGTCCTGTAAAAGTCACAACAACAAACAATGAAGGGGGGAAAAAAGCTTTAAGCATAAAAGGAACAGCTCTTCCTTTAGATCCTACTACTAGAAATTTAGATATTGGAAGTTGTTTTACTTTACGCAACGGCAGAAGGGCAGTTTTTATTGATGCTAGTGATCCCGCCATAAGCCAGGCCTTCCAAGGTAAGTATGGCGTTTTCAATCAACATTTAATGTACCCTTTTCGGTTGGTTGACCAAAATCTAGAAGGTTCAAAGTGGTGGGATATCGCGTAAATTACCGCCCTAAAACTTGACCTTAGGCGCATCAACTGCCGCTTCTGCCGCCTTGAAGAATACTTTTTCCGAATCAAAACCGAGCATGTTCACAAAAAACACCGTCGGCATACTTTTTGTTTTGGTGTTGTATTTCTGAACTTTTTCGTTATATCTCATCCTTTCAACCGCGATTCTGTTTTCCGTACCCGCAAGTTCGTCTTGAAGGGCTTTAAAGTTTTCTGACGCTTTAAGTTGCGGATAGTTTTCTACGACAAGCATCAATTTTGACAAAGTAGATTCCATTTGATTAGCCGCCGCAACTTTTTGCTCCGCATTTTGTGCTCCAGCCCATGCTGAACGAGCCTGCGCTATGTTTTCAAATGTCTCTTTTTCATGTGCAGCATAACCTTTGACAGTCTCGACTAAATTCGGGATCAGATCATACCTGCGTTGAAGCTGGTTTTCAACCTGTGCCCAGCCCTGCTTTACATCCTGATCTATTTTAACAAGGCTGTTGTAAACTCCGCCAACCCACACGGCAAATAAGAGAAAAATGACAACGATTCCAGTAATCCAAATTAAAGTTTTGTTCATATAAAAAAACCTCCTGAAATTCAATTATTTTAAGTCTTGTATCTGTATTTTCAATCTTTCAATATCTTCTTTTATTGTTTTCCATAAAATTTCATTATCAACACCAAAATATTCATGCACAATCTTATTTCTCATGCCAATAATTTCAATCCATGGAACATTTGGGTTTTTGTCTTTTAATTCTTTTGAAATATTATTCGAAGCTTCGCCTATAATTTCCAAATTTCTAATTACTGCGTCAACAGTTTTTTCATCAACAAAAAACTGATCCCAAGAAAGACCTTTTGTATATTCTTCAATCTTTCTTATGCAATTAATAATATCATCCAAATAAAGCGCATCTGTTCTTTTAGACATATTCAACTTCTTTTAAGATATCGTCTTTAATTATAGGTTTTAAAGCTTTTTTGGAAATCAAATCAACGCGCTTACTCAAGATACTGCTAAGATAGCCTTCAAGTCTAATAAACTTAAAAAATCCCATCGGCTCGGAAAAATCAACAACTACATCAACATCGCTG
This portion of the candidate division WOR-1 bacterium RIFOXYB2_FULL_36_35 genome encodes:
- a CDS encoding LemA family protein, which encodes MNKTLIWITGIVVIFLLFAVWVGGVYNSLVKIDQDVKQGWAQVENQLQRRYDLIPNLVETVKGYAAHEKETFENIAQARSAWAGAQNAEQKVAAANQMESTLSKLMLVVENYPQLKASENFKALQDELAGTENRIAVERMRYNEKVQKYNTKTKSMPTVFFVNMLGFDSEKVFFKAAEAAVDAPKVKF
- a CDS encoding nucleotidyltransferase, coding for MNKLTEQIKNKIKDNRDFLEKEYKIKQIGIFGSTVRGDARKDSDVDVVVDFSEPMGFFKFIRLEGYLSSILSKRVDLISKKALKPIIKDDILKEVEYV